Genomic segment of Panicum virgatum strain AP13 chromosome 2K, P.virgatum_v5, whole genome shotgun sequence:
AGAGATGCATAAAGGTCAATTCACCAGCAAAAGGGGTGTGCTCTTGCGCGTGTGCTTCAGGCTTTACATACACTGTTGGGgccggggaggagaggaggggggatAGAGAGACAAGATCGAGGAAACTGCtagggagaggggaggaggagaggggagcggTCGGGCGCGCGGCCATGGGGCACCACTGCTGCAGCAAGCAGAAGGTGAAGCGCGGGCTGTGGtcgccggaggaggacgagAAGCTGGTCAAGTACATCACCGCCCATGGCCACAGCTGCTGGAGCGCCGTCCCCAAGCACGCCGGTACGGTCTGTCCTACTGATCCTCCATGGGAGGAATTATTGGATTTGCTCATGTCCTGATGCGCGTCGTGTTCTTGCCAAATCGGCCAGGGCTGCAGCGGTGCGGCAAGAGCTGCCGGCTCCGGTGGATCAACTACCTCCGGCCGGACCTCAAGCGCGGCACCTTCTCCGAGCAGGAGGAGCGCACCATCATCGACGTCCACCGCATCCTCGGCAACCGGTACGAGCATGCTCGCCGTCGTCTTTCTTGGCTCCGGCCGGTGAACTGGTTGGTGCATGGAACTCATCCGCGGCCGCCATGGCTGGTCTCTCTGCGCGCATGCTCACAGGTGGGCCCAGATCGCCAAGCACCTGCCCGGGCGCACGGACAACGAGGTCAAGAACTTCTGGAACTCGTGCATCAAGAAGAAGCTCATCTCGCAGGGCCTGGACCCCAAGACCCACAACCTCCTGCCGGCCTCCAGGTCTCTCCTCCACGGCAACGGGGCGGCAAACCCTAGCAATCCTGCCCAGTTCCACTCCAATGGCGCCATCGCCAACGGCGGCGCAACCACGCCGTTCACCATCAGCTCCCCGACCAAGGCCGCCTACGACATCGtcacggccccgccgccgccggagatggCGCCGGCAATGTACGAGTACGACGACGTCCCCAACTCGGCCGGCATGCTCATGGGGCATGaccaggcggcggccgcggcgattCCTCCAGGATACCCCTACACCGACAACGGCGGTGGCGTGCTGATGAGCTTCAGGGATCAGAATAATGCCGCTGGTCTCCAGACCTCCATGGACTTCATGAAcggctcctcgtcgtcgtcctccatgGATCACGCCGCCGGCATGCCTAATGGCAACGGCTTTAGCCAAAGCATGGGCGCCGCCTTCGTGGACGTGACGGCGGGAATGTggaccaccgccgccgtcgagtcGGGCATGTGTGCAGGGATGGAG
This window contains:
- the LOC120696166 gene encoding myb-related protein Pp2-like, with amino-acid sequence MGHHCCSKQKVKRGLWSPEEDEKLVKYITAHGHSCWSAVPKHAGLQRCGKSCRLRWINYLRPDLKRGTFSEQEERTIIDVHRILGNRWAQIAKHLPGRTDNEVKNFWNSCIKKKLISQGLDPKTHNLLPASRSLLHGNGAANPSNPAQFHSNGAIANGGATTPFTISSPTKAAYDIVTAPPPPEMAPAMYEYDDVPNSAGMLMGHDQAAAAAIPPGYPYTDNGGGVLMSFRDQNNAAGLQTSMDFMNGSSSSSSMDHAAGMPNGNGFSQSMGAAFVDVTAGMWTTAAVESGMCAGMEVGQQQQQQQQQPLPPHGGLVQGEVVVGRPPVLNGGGAAADKGMDMMDVSSVYGGAGVAAFDLELMESCGLFCGGGGGAGNAMEQLQWDC